taaaataaaatataattagaatgaattgaaaaaataaaaatatatagtgCAAGTTATAATTCTAATAGCTATAAgaggtaaaaataataaataactttGTAAGTTGAAAAGGATTCTCTATCATAATTATTAGAAATCTTTTGAATAgatgattatttaaaataaaaaaaaaaaaataataatacaataaaaaaaattgtgacaaaaaaaaaatatatatatatattattatggaacatgataaataaaaatataaattttttttttgttcatcataaattacttattttatggataattgtttttaatctaatactaataaatattttataaaaatttaattaatattgcAGCTCAATATAAAATGCCCTTAACTAATAACTTAGTTAATATTTGCAAAcgataaattaattttacttgATACATTAATAATGACCTAAgtgtttaataatttataacaaCACATATAAACaggtgaaaaaaaatttatttgaaatttaattatttataaatacaaaagttactgcaaaaatatttataattataataattcaattttattttttcaaaataaattagcaaaaaaaaaaaaagaaaaattttttaaaataaacaaaaagtaatattattgtGTAACATAACCATCATGATAAAAACACCttctaaatattattttagactatacaaaatcaaataattacatatatatataaggaATAACAGTAGTTTATtcacaaaatttaattatttttaaaattacatgacgacaattaaaatattataaaaacagTGAAAAATTCTGGCTTTGTCAATTAGgaacaatttctttttaacttAATTATCAATAGCTTATATAGAACCATAGACATAACAagattttacaaaaaaaatatttctctcctatattattttgtttttagaaactttttttttatattactaggatttttaaataatacaaatttcTAAGAGaattagttttaatttttataatctcTGCATGCGTCAACATTAAAGGGTTAATAATATAAGTTGGAATAAGTTTAGTGTAAGCATAatataatactatttttaaaaatactatataatttaaaatactgGGTGTTAAGCGGTTTTTGGTAAAACAACAagaaattatcatataaaaaatagaGTGAGACTAAGTTCATGATGtgattgttttaaataaatatatatatatttaaagttttataaaaataatttttaaaatgccttattttatatttacattatcCTATTCCTAAGTATATCTCCCTCTCTCTTTCACTTATATTCAATCATCTTTTCTTACaaagaatttaaatatttctttatcatttgatagatgaatataaaaaaaaagaggaTAATAATTATCTCTTATGTCCATTAAAATAGcctattttttaattaagatTCCTCTAAAAGATAAAAAcataattatgataataaaaagaaaaaaaagagagatattttaaaatgtctaatttattcaataaaatacaagtattatttatgttcatcatcatcatatAATTAACTTACGAatgttaaaacaaaaaaatataaaatagaataaaataaaataaatcattaacAATTGAAATAAGATAAGAATACatacttataaatatattagacataatttattatttctttatacaaaaaataataagcgTTTAACAGATATTAATTGATAGAAGATGAAAAATTTAGTAATTtgaagtaaaatttttatttaatttataagttttgttttataatattttaactttaagatataatcaacaaatataaattgttttgttATCAAGattctattttatatttcttaataaaacTACTAAAGTCCACTTTTAACCACGTGGGAGTGTTGTTTtgttacatttatataagtCAACACAAAAGAAATGATAAAGATGcctattatatatttttaaacttatatttcttttaaataaataatttaaaaaaaattaatgctaatgaaataaattataatataacatgagatataataaataacaacttttaatactgtaaaaaaaaaaatatttatttctttttaaaaagaagtgtttttatataatttattttttatctcaTTATTGTTTCATCAAACCAAcctataacaataaaattagaataaaaagtaaaatttaaaattctaaatttaacaaaagtatatttacctgttacaaatttttttttttttacattctaaagtaactttaattttggaaaaataaaataaaaatttataattttaaaaaataatataaaaatttttttttttttcaaaaatttgtattagagttttaattgaaacacaattttatttatctcaTTCAACCAtaacttaataaaaatattttaaaaaaaaaaatttttttttaataaaagaaaaatgtattaaaaatttctttttacttCATCTCCCAAACTCACACCTAAACTATTTTGtgtattattaaactttataaaaaaaaaaataaatatatttatatatacatataagaAATCTTTACAAACCTTAGATGTCGGAGAAGCCTAAGAAATATTTCTTCAATAGTATCTTTTTATgagtgttttttttttaagctATTAAACAACTtcaaaataacaaataataacaaaaaaaaaatatatctatacattttataaaaaaaaagcatatATAGTTATATGGTGAATGATTACacgaaaataaaattaagcaACCATCTATTAAATAAGGGTAATTTCAAATTACAATATtagatgttttttttttttaatttaactattttatttttagtcttaaaagttataatttttttaaaggggttattaaatttttactcttccgagtcttttttttttttttatttttatttttaaaatatctttatagacatagacaaaaatatatacaaaatattaacaaaagaaaCTATTTggtatcaaaaaaaatttatatatatatatgcattaaaaatttttgacatTCTCTCAAATATATagtattatcaaaaaaaatatatataaagttgtTATTAATTTACTACCTTATGAATTAATGAAACTAATAacagatttatttttaaatacgaatatatgtattttcctgacttagttataaaaaaaaacatctgTATTTATAGCTTTAAAGTGCTCCATTTAtgctaaaaaatatatatttaaatgtaaaacattaaaatcctcttcttttttattttattttattttattttttttttctgacAGATAAATATAAGTATGATGTATAAAAggatatataatttattatatgcgacttttgtaagaaaaaactttttttattcctATAAATATCCTTAGTTCATTATGAAGATGATTGATTAGAgattatatttcattttttttatatgaattattatttatttatcatgtCATTATGGTTAACAACAGACTATATATCATTAACAATATCTaactttatcaaaattatcaaaaaaaaaaaagttttacatatattttaaaaatgaatattaacttatgttttaatataaaaaaaaggaaaaaaaaaacttttttaaaataatatatgtaaagATGTATTCGGcttattttctataaaacatgaataattataaaatagtttatcaaaatatcgatacaataattattttggGCAAACCTTATtcttatcaaataataaaaaatttaataaccacaaaaatgataagataataatttataagatatacattaaaaaaaaagttctttttttcgtcataaaaatatcagaccattgtttttatttgaataaaaagttaaaatttaatcttttGTTAACACATTATGGAAAATTCcgataataaaagaaaagactatctataaaatatattatcatgtaaagatcataaaaatattttaatatataaatttaaaaaagttattaaaagttattagaaaggttatatattaatctatataatatatataatatttattaaattattgaatatttaaaaaaaaaaaattttttttcaatttattacaatgttactatatgaatatattttaaaagtatttaattttaaacattctcttgtttttttaaactttgactgaaaaaaaaacgaGAAAACTAATTTCATTACActaaataaagatttttttttaatatctattCATCTTCAATTTGTCTagtcttttcttttttttttaggttgaattattttttttttttctaaaacatGTCATGCAAACCATCTTATAAAGTTGCCGATATTTCCCTTGCCGATTTTGGGCGTAAAGAAATTGTTATGGCTGAAAATGAAATGCCAGGTTTAATGGCTATGAGAAAAAAATATGGACCAAGTAAACCTCTTGCTGGTGCAAGAATTGCTGGATGCCTTCATATGACTATTCAAACTGCTGTCCTTATTGAGACACTTGTTGAACTTGGTGCTGATGTACAATGGTCATCATGTAATATTTTCTCTACTCAAGATCATGCTGCTGCTGCTATTGCTGCTACTGGAGTTCCAGTTTATGCCTGGAAAGGTGAAACTGATGAGGAATACCTTTGGTGTATTGAACAAACTCTTATCTTTAAAGATGGACAACCATTAAACATGATTCTTGATGATGGTGGTGATCTTACTAATATTGTTCACGAAAAATATCCAGAACTTTTAGCTGGAATTTATGGTATCTCTGAAGAAACTACAACCGGAGTTCATAATCTTGCTAAAATGTTAGCTGAaggaaaattaaaagttCCAGCAATTAATGTTAATGATTCTGTTACTAAATCTAAATTTGATAATCTTTATGGTATCAGAGAATCACTTATTGATGGAATTAAAAGAGCAACTGATGTCATGCTTGCTGGTAAGGTAGCAGTTGTTGCTGGATATGGAGATGTTGGTAAAGGATCAGCAGCTGCTCTTCGTGCTTTTGGAGCACGTGTTGCTGTTACAGAAATTGATCCAATCAATGCTCTTCAAGCAGCTATGGAAGGATATGAAGTAACTACTCTTGAAGAAATTGCTCCAAGAGCTAGTATC
This Strongyloides ratti genome assembly S_ratti_ED321, chromosome : 2 DNA region includes the following protein-coding sequences:
- a CDS encoding Adenosylhomocysteinase, with translation MSCKPSYKVADISLADFGRKEIVMAENEMPGLMAMRKKYGPSKPLAGARIAGCLHMTIQTAVLIETLVELGADVQWSSCNIFSTQDHAAAAIAATGVPVYAWKGETDEEYLWCIEQTLIFKDGQPLNMILDDGGDLTNIVHEKYPELLAGIYGISEETTTGVHNLAKMLAEGKLKVPAINVNDSVTKSKFDNLYGIRESLIDGIKRATDVMLAGKVAVVAGYGDVGKGSAAALRAFGARVAVTEIDPINALQAAMEGYEVTTLEEIAPRASIIVTTTGCKDIVTGKHFEVLPDDAIVCNVGHFDCEIDVNYLNKNAIKDNVKPQVDRYTMKNGRHIIVLSEGRLCNLGNATGHPSFVMSNSFTNQVLAQIELWTKKNTQQAYKLGLYVLPKALDEEVAALHLEKLGVKLTKLTQDQANYLGLPINGPFKPDHYRY